One Aphidius gifuensis isolate YNYX2018 linkage group LG3, ASM1490517v1, whole genome shotgun sequence DNA window includes the following coding sequences:
- the LOC122851462 gene encoding prostaglandin E2 receptor EP3 subtype, protein MESNETTWSIFDMESTTMTTNIITAPRRHVTFASQIILTLVYICGVIGNISALLILFFRDKRRNRKHLLMLRCLAINDLVALLGMLVQMYGTIYGGWSGTKTTCSLRIVWRLFGLFSGCVAIVMAVERWLALTRPFVYQKRVTYPVIVRCMVGLWLTALTLTILPIFGFGIYYESGKCKRYREATEPEDIAYAYVWFSFGTLLCVSIVFCNLAVSNALRALGRRNGSLRRVSRSSAKSPPHRIHQLSSLVDDSSQVGSTVEERAFAKLMTVLSFSFVICWMPQMISIPLAQYNIGLPTSAIVTKKGIIIFQIIADIFLCIHFTLDPYFYVLFRRQTMPLLKPICRFCRSANSPGSSFNGTSDHHMSSGGDPPTPVTEVPSSLLSESTETHTLMVL, encoded by the exons atggagTCAAATGAAACAACATGGTCAATTTTTGATATGGAATCAACAACAATGACAACAAATATCATTACAGCACCAAGACGTCATGTTACATTTgcatcacaaattattttaacattagTTTATATTTGTGGTGTTATTGGAAATATATCTGCTttattgatactttttttccGAGacaag agAAGAAATCGAAAACATTTATTGATGCTACGTTGCTTGGCTATCAATGATCTGGTGGCACTTCTTGGCATGCTTGTACAAATGTACGGTACAATTTACGGTGGATGGAGTGgaacaaaaacaacatgttCATTGAGAATTGTCTGGAGGTTGTTTGGGCTATTTAGTGGATGTGTTGCAATTGTTATGGCTGTTGAAAGATGGCTTGCTTTAACAAGACCCTTTGTTTATCAaaag CGTGTAACATATCCGGTTATTGTTCGTTGTATGGTTGGATTATGGTTGACAGCATTGACCCTAACAATATTACCAATATTTGGCTTTGGTATTTACTATGAATCTGGTAAATGCAAAAGATATCGTGAAGCAACTGAACCTGAAGATATTGCTTATGCTTATGTCTGGTTTTCATttg gTACATTACTATGTGtatcaattgtattttgtaatttgGCTGTATCAAATGCACTTCGTGCTCTTGGTAGACGAAATGGTTCACTTCGTCGTGTATCAAGATCATCAGCAAAATCACCACCACATAGAATACatcaattatcatcattagtTGATGATTCATCACAAGTTGGATCAACTGTTGAAGAACGTGCATTTGCTAAACTCATGACAGTATTGTCATTTTCATTTGTCATTTGTTGGATGCCACAaatg ATATCAATTCCACTTGCACAGTATAATATTGGATTACCAACAAGTGCTATTGTTACTAAAaaaggaataataatatttcaaataattgctgatatatttttatgtattcatTTTACATTGGAtccatatttttatgttttattcaGAAGACAAACAATGCCATTATTAAAACCAATTTGTAGATTTTGTCGTTCTGCTAATAGTCCTGGTAGTTCATTCAATG gtACATCTGATCATCATATGAGTAGTGGTGGTGATCCACCAACTCCAGTCACTGAAGTACCATCAAGTCTACTTAGTGAATCAACTGAAACACATACACTAATGGTTTTGTGA
- the LOC122851466 gene encoding bromodomain-containing protein DDB_G0280777-like isoform X1 produces MKIISTYLLLMVIGFSWRETMSTCVLESDFGFTINCAFKKSGLFRVRNLGGVKGYLGLGFTVGDELGFPQSLSNLESSKRRSVQAGNQNFIGTGNQPVKNQVVNDKRLVPPFKPLPPGASRPMSPQLEHQRLVVQQNSSALRTIPAPSLAAMQDAAIRQQIYHQQIQHQQQQQKIQQQQMQYQQMQQQMQEQQKFAIQEQQKLAMQEQQKQFAIQQQQRINQKLRQQQRVQQEAVAMQMLNEQRHQQQEVMRQKFIQEHKLLNQPPKNEQVSQIVHAVYPQVSTNTINTAQNQVNQGNNMMASNSGLPAFVAIPQSLSELTNRISNSPTLLVDSVNEVSKDELNQLSLPSEEMAATVNEMTLQSLNPNASGDIMKIKKQQNNNNRQSVSNSASLTPIHGNMEISLKSLAEASNMTLEALESAILLRQQQLMGKHQATMTTTSATTTTTSAPVKNYNSGLTKVMNAPREYYPIGYDKNFDDNFSSRVDLPDTSFYCGDQKHFPGLYGDEDLGCMVFHVCALTDDGLIMKSFLCPESTLFDQTILKCNWWFYVECKTTKSLYDSNIPISKSYQLMKSLAFFAAYKNHDNSTTAATVEETKGS; encoded by the exons ATGAAGATTATTTCAACGTATTTGCTGCTAATGGTGATTg gATTTTCATGGCGGGAGACGATGAGCACATGTGTCCTGGAATCGGATTTTGGTTTCACAATTAATTGTGCCTTCAAAAAATCCGGCCTATTCAGAGTCAGAAATCTTGGGGGTGTCAAAGGTTACTTAGGCCTCG gATTTACGGTTGGTGATGAGCTTGGATTTCCACAATCACTTTCAAATTTAGAATCAAGTAAACGAAGAAGTGTTCAAGCTGGAAATCAAAATTTCATTGGAACTGGAAATC AGCCAGTGAAGAATCAAGTAGTCAATGATAAGAGACTGGTACCACCTTTTAAACCACTACCACCAGGTGCATCAAGACCAATGTCACCACAACTTGAACATCAAAGACTTGTTGTACAACAAAATTCAAGTGCTTTGAGAACAATACCAGCTCCATCACTTGCTGCAATGCAAGATGCTGCAATAAGACaacaaatatatcatcaacaaattcaacatcaacaacaacaacaaaaaattcaacaacaacaaatgcaGTATCAACAAATGCAACAACAAATGCaagaacaacaaaaatttgcaatacaagaacaacaaaaattagcAATGCAAGAACAACAAAAGCAGTTTGCaatacaacagcaacaacgaattaatcaaaaattacgTCAACAACAAAGAGTACAACAAGAAGCTGTAGCAATGCAAATGTTAAATGAACAACGACATCAACAGCAAGAAGTTATGCGtcaaaaatttatccaagaaCACAAACTTTTAAATCAACCACCGAAAAATGAAcag gtTTCACAAATTGTACATGCAGTTTATCCTCAAGTATCAACAAATACTATTAATACAGCACAAAATCAAGTAAATCAAGGAAATAATATGATGGCATCAAATTCTGGTCTACCAGCTTTTGTTGCAATACCACAGTCATTATCTGAGCTCACCAATAGAATCAGTAATAGTCCAACTTTACTCGTAGATTCAGTCAATGAAGTATCAAAAGATGAACTTAATCAa CTTTCACTTCCAAGTGAAGAAATGGCAGCAACAGTTAATGAAATGACTCTTCAATCATTAAATCCAAATGCATCAGgtgatataatgaaaattaaaaaacaacaaaataataataatcgtcaATCAGTGAGTAATTCAGCATCATTAACACCAATTCACGGAAATATggaaatttctttaaaatcatTAGCGGAAGCTAGTAACATGACTCTTGAAGCATTAGAATCAGCAATATTATTAAGACAACAACAACTTATGGGAAAACATCAAGCAACTATGACAACTacttcagcaacaacaacaacaactagtGCACCagttaaaaa TTACAACAGTGGCCTGACAAAAGTAATGAATGCACCACGTGAATATTATCCAATTggttatgataaaaattttgatgataatttttcaagtcgtGTAGATTTACCAGATACAAGTTTTTATTGTGGTGATCAAAAACATTTTCCTGGTTTATATGGTGATGAAGATTTAGGCTGTATGGTATTTCATGTTTGTGCATTAACTGATGATGGTCTTATTATGAAAAGTTTTCTATGTCCAGAATCAACTTTATTTGATCAAACAAT
- the LOC122851466 gene encoding bromodomain-containing protein DDB_G0280777-like isoform X2 — protein MKIISTYLLLMVIGFSWRETMSTCVLESDFGFTINCAFKKSGLFRVRNLGGVKGYLGLGFTVGDELGFPQSLSNLESSKRRSVQAGNQNFIGTGNQNFIGIGNQPVKNQVVNDKRLVPPFKPLPPGASRPMSPQLEHQRLVVQQNSSALRTIPAPSLAAMQDAAIRQQIYHQQIQHQQQQQKIQQQQMQYQQMQQQMQEQQKFAIQEQQKLAMQEQQKQFAIQQQQRINQKLRQQQRVQQEAVAMQMLNEQRHQQQEVMRQKFIQEHKLLNQPPKNEQVSQIVHAVYPQVSTNTINTAQNQVNQGNNMMASNSGLPAFVAIPQSLSELTNRISNSPTLLVDSVNEVSKDELNQLSLPSEEMAATVNEMTLQSLNPNASGDIMKIKKQQNNNNRQSVSNSASLTPIHGNMEISLKSLAEASNMTLEALESAILLRQQQLMGKHQATMTTTSATTTTTSAPVKNYNSGLTKVMNAPREYYPIGYDKNFDDNFSSRVDLPDTSFYCGDQKHFPGLYGDEDLGCMVFHVCALTDDGLIMKSFLCPESTLFDQTILKCNWWFYVECKTTKSLYDSNIPISKSYQLMKSLAFFAAYKNHDNSTTAATVEETKGS, from the exons ATGAAGATTATTTCAACGTATTTGCTGCTAATGGTGATTg gATTTTCATGGCGGGAGACGATGAGCACATGTGTCCTGGAATCGGATTTTGGTTTCACAATTAATTGTGCCTTCAAAAAATCCGGCCTATTCAGAGTCAGAAATCTTGGGGGTGTCAAAGGTTACTTAGGCCTCG gATTTACGGTTGGTGATGAGCTTGGATTTCCACAATCACTTTCAAATTTAGAATCAAGTAAACGAAGAAGTGTTCAAGCTGGAAATCAAAATTTCATTGGAACTGGAAATCAAAATTTCATTGGAATTGGAAatcag CCAGTGAAGAATCAAGTAGTCAATGATAAGAGACTGGTACCACCTTTTAAACCACTACCACCAGGTGCATCAAGACCAATGTCACCACAACTTGAACATCAAAGACTTGTTGTACAACAAAATTCAAGTGCTTTGAGAACAATACCAGCTCCATCACTTGCTGCAATGCAAGATGCTGCAATAAGACaacaaatatatcatcaacaaattcaacatcaacaacaacaacaaaaaattcaacaacaacaaatgcaGTATCAACAAATGCAACAACAAATGCaagaacaacaaaaatttgcaatacaagaacaacaaaaattagcAATGCAAGAACAACAAAAGCAGTTTGCaatacaacagcaacaacgaattaatcaaaaattacgTCAACAACAAAGAGTACAACAAGAAGCTGTAGCAATGCAAATGTTAAATGAACAACGACATCAACAGCAAGAAGTTATGCGtcaaaaatttatccaagaaCACAAACTTTTAAATCAACCACCGAAAAATGAAcag gtTTCACAAATTGTACATGCAGTTTATCCTCAAGTATCAACAAATACTATTAATACAGCACAAAATCAAGTAAATCAAGGAAATAATATGATGGCATCAAATTCTGGTCTACCAGCTTTTGTTGCAATACCACAGTCATTATCTGAGCTCACCAATAGAATCAGTAATAGTCCAACTTTACTCGTAGATTCAGTCAATGAAGTATCAAAAGATGAACTTAATCAa CTTTCACTTCCAAGTGAAGAAATGGCAGCAACAGTTAATGAAATGACTCTTCAATCATTAAATCCAAATGCATCAGgtgatataatgaaaattaaaaaacaacaaaataataataatcgtcaATCAGTGAGTAATTCAGCATCATTAACACCAATTCACGGAAATATggaaatttctttaaaatcatTAGCGGAAGCTAGTAACATGACTCTTGAAGCATTAGAATCAGCAATATTATTAAGACAACAACAACTTATGGGAAAACATCAAGCAACTATGACAACTacttcagcaacaacaacaacaactagtGCACCagttaaaaa TTACAACAGTGGCCTGACAAAAGTAATGAATGCACCACGTGAATATTATCCAATTggttatgataaaaattttgatgataatttttcaagtcgtGTAGATTTACCAGATACAAGTTTTTATTGTGGTGATCAAAAACATTTTCCTGGTTTATATGGTGATGAAGATTTAGGCTGTATGGTATTTCATGTTTGTGCATTAACTGATGATGGTCTTATTATGAAAAGTTTTCTATGTCCAGAATCAACTTTATTTGATCAAACAAT
- the LOC122851464 gene encoding alpha-taxilin translates to MDLENEKNSIDNTNAELRNDLPINNEKLTSTGNGKKNSKSKKKDSAFLYGNEIAVILKSSQTIEQKLATICEKYSEQLHANRKLLTTIKMTEGKVTKMQQENEQCQQQRSKAVLARSRLENLCRELQKLNKAQKEEVDLKLRIEEEKRKEISATFQSAFTEMNTLTAKNAEKNKKMREENAQMKEKIKSVRERIELSEKQFDTVRQQAQLEVQLAEAKTAKLKMEMTSEKENLLKEKQQLLLQLTESQVKIQELGATEVSLRNQISMYTEKYDDFQNALTKSNKVFSGFNEEMAKMSKKILTLEKETSQWKQRWEKSNDALFNMAADKQSKDAELEKLNRKVTTLDELCKAFQRERAELLAQLREFKNKNNDTVATKVIDPVDTIKVDVLSKNCENINGDLLGSEESHVEAVSNDNKTDDNTCKVEETNEKIDDNTQTTDVKIESNTETIDVKIENNTSSVLSSELKSDKNTIETVNSKDVEEEQKVLVVPSAGIIEVVKIDENVELKNKINDNTIESVKDDEESECSSFEVIDKTALDADMSTSQVDESKQVEIAPASLSIDTINNDKVDEVKTTVDSTIDTIKNEKVNEVQTTVDSTIKNDKVDEVNTTVQSGTIDTNKNEKVDEIKTDKQSDKNSNIKKIVDTKETTPDDNKKNTPECQPKKSKDGKRKKKK, encoded by the exons atggatttagaaaatgaaaaaaatagcattgaTAATACAAATGCTGAGTTGAGAAATGACTTGCCAATTAATAACGAAAAA ttAACTTCAACTggaaatggtaaaaaaaattcaaaatcaaaaaaaaaagattcagcTTTTCTTTATGGTAATGAAATTGCAGtgatattaaaatcatcaCAAACAATAGAACAAAAATTAGCAACaatatgtgaaaaatattctgaACAATTACATGCTAAtcgtaaattattaacaacaattaaaatgacagAGGGTAAAGTTACAAAAATGCAACAAGAAAATGAACAATGTCAACAGCAACGTTCAAAAGCTGTTCTTGCAAGATCaagattagaaaatttatgtcgtgaattacaaaaattaaataaagcacAAAAAGAAGaagttgatttaaaattacgtattgaagaagaaaaaagaaaagaaatatcaGCAACATTTCAAAGTGCATTTACTGAAATGAATACATTGACAGCTAAAaatgctgaaaaaaataaaaaaatgagagaaGAAAATGcacaaatgaaagaaaaaattaaatcagtaCGTGAAAGAATTGAATTAAgtgaaaaacaatttgataCAGTACGTCAACAAGCACAATTAGAAGTGCAATTAGCTGAAGCTAAAACAGCTAAACTTAAAATGGAAATGACatctgaaaaagaaaatttgttgaaggaaaaacaacaattattattg caATTAACAGAGTCTCAGGTTAAAATTCAAGAGTTGGGTGCAACTGAAGTGTCCCTGAGAAATCAAATAAGCATGTATACTGAAAAGTATGATGATTTCCAAAATGCTTTGACTAAAAGTAACAAGGTCTTCAGTGGATTCAATGAAGAAATGGCTAAa atgtcaAAGAAGATACTGACATTGGAAAAAGAAACAAGCCAATGGAAACAACGATGGGAAAAAAGTAATGATGCATTATTTAATATGGCTGCTGATAAACAATCAAAAGATGCtgaattggaaaaattaaatcgtAAAGTAACAACTCTTGATGAACTTTGTAAAGCATTTCAACGTGAAAGAGCTGAACTTTTAGCACAACTtcgtgaatttaaaaataaaaacaatgatacTGTTGCCACCAAAGTTATTGATCCAGTTGATACAATTAAAGTTGATGTGTTATctaaaaattgtgaaaatattaatggtGATTTGTTGGGATCAGAAGAATCACATGTTGAAGCAGTTTCTAATGATAATAAGACTGATGATAATACTTGCAAAGTTGAAGAAACTAATgagaaaattgatgataatactcAAACAACTGATGTTAAAATTGAAAGTAATACTGAAACAATTgatgttaaaattgaaaataatacttcTTCCGTATTGTCGTCTGAATTAAAGAGTGATAAAAACACAATTGAAACAGTTAATTCAAAAGACGTTGAAGAAGAGCAAAAAGTATTGGTTGTACCAAGTGCTGGAATAATTGAAGttgttaaaattgatgaaaatgttgaattgaaaaataaaataaatgacaatacAATTGAGTCAGTtaaagatgatgaagaatcaGAGTGTTCTAGCTTTGAAGTCATAGACAAGACAGCATTGGATGCTGATATGTCTACCAGTCAGGTTGATGAGTCTAAACAGGTAGAAATTGCTCCAGCaagtttatcaattgatacaattaataatgataaagttGATGAGGTAAAAACAACTGTAGATTCAACAattgatacaattaaaaatgagaAAGTTAATGAGGTACAAACAACTGTagattcaacaattaaaaatgacaaagtTGATGAAGTAAATACAACTGTACAATCAGGTACAattgatacaaataaaaatgaaaaagttgaCGAAATAAAAACAGACAAACAATCAGAcaaaaatagtaatattaaaaaaattgttgacacAAAAGAAACAACACCagatgacaataaaaaaaatacacctgAATGTCaaccaaaaaaatcaaaa gatGGAAAAcgtaagaagaaaaaataa